Proteins encoded in a region of the Helicobacter sp. NHP19-003 genome:
- a CDS encoding outer membrane protein — protein MASRQKPNVLFSFSALVLGIGAFYVPLCAEKNGVFIGGGFQYSYVSGSFAQFTSTQYTIPGMPSITTETTNPYRGNLYGGNVQAGFKMFFGQEKHFGLRFYGFFSGQGGHVNSTSSYKSDPRFVVADLSARNFFYGGGIDMLYNFYDNNESSFGVFAGVMVGGSSWSMGKDKYCHWAGVYQHGEPSGCVTLNQFFDKQASINDKYYPGLKSSYTPNFVQVIVNVGFRFNVNKHQGIEMGVRIPVIDDPYYTSKGTYSVGRFLKVDSKDTIVFRRDVAAFIDYVISF, from the coding sequence ATGGCATCTAGACAAAAACCCAATGTTCTGTTCTCATTTAGTGCTCTTGTTTTAGGGATTGGCGCTTTCTATGTCCCACTATGTGCAGAAAAAAATGGCGTGTTTATAGGGGGCGGATTTCAGTATTCGTATGTTTCGGGTAGCTTTGCGCAATTCACCTCAACACAATACACAATCCCGGGGATGCCTAGTATAACAACCGAGACCACCAATCCCTATCGAGGCAATCTCTATGGGGGGAATGTCCAAGCGGGGTTTAAAATGTTTTTTGGACAAGAAAAACATTTTGGATTGCGCTTTTATGGGTTTTTTAGTGGGCAAGGAGGGCATGTCAATTCCACTAGTAGCTATAAATCCGATCCCCGATTTGTTGTGGCTGATTTAAGTGCCCGTAATTTCTTTTATGGAGGGGGGATAGATATGCTCTATAACTTCTACGATAATAATGAGAGTTCGTTTGGGGTCTTTGCGGGAGTGATGGTTGGAGGGAGCTCTTGGTCAATGGGCAAGGATAAATATTGCCACTGGGCTGGTGTCTATCAACATGGGGAACCTAGTGGATGCGTAACACTGAATCAATTTTTTGATAAGCAGGCAAGCATCAATGACAAATACTATCCCGGCCTCAAATCTTCCTACACGCCCAACTTCGTACAAGTGATTGTTAATGTGGGTTTTAGATTTAATGTTAACAAACATCAGGGCATTGAAATGGGGGTGCGTATTCCTGTGATCGACGATCCCTACTATACCAGCAAGGGGACTTATTCGGTGGGACGATTTCTTAAAGTCGACAGCAAAGACACCATTGTTTTTAGACGCGATGTAGCCGCATTCATTGATTATGTGATCAGTTTCTAA